The following nucleotide sequence is from Nitrospira sp..
TCGACCTTGTGGCGCTGGCGACGGTGGCCGATATCGTCCCGCTGCAGGATGAGAATCGTGTGCTGGTGCGGGAAGGATTGACGCAGATTTCACGCGGTGCCCGGTGCGGTCTCCGTGCGCTGAAGCAGGTGGCGGGAATTGCGAAAGATTGCACGAGCGATACCATCGCCTTTCGCCTCGGGCCTCGCTTGAATGCCGCCGGCAGGTTGGACCACGCGATGGCTTGTGTACGCCTCCTGACGACGGAATCGGACTTGGAGGCGAGGTCCATCGCCGAACAGTTAGAGCAGTTCAACCGGCGTCGTCAGGAGATCGAGGAGGCGATCAGTAGTGAAGCTGCAGCACGATTGGCGCAGGCCGAGCCGGATGCGGCGATTGTCGTGGGCTCGCGAGACTGGCACTTAGGTGTGGTCGGAATCGTCGCCGCCAGGTTGGTCGAGCGCTTTCATCGGCCGACTGTGGTGATAGCGGTGGATGCAGAAGGGCTTGGGAAAGGATCGGCACGGACGGTCGACGGCTTCGACCTATATCAAGGCCTCACCAACTGTCGAGATTTTCTAGAGGCTTACGGCGGGCATCCGAGTGCGGCGGGGCTCACGATTCGGGAATCTCAGTTGGAGGCATTTCGTCGACGATTCTGTGAGGTGGCCGAAACCTGGGCGAATGGAACTCGCGTTCAACCGACTCTGCATGTGGATGCGGAAGTCAACCTGGCGGATGTGAATTTCACGTTGATCCAGGAATTAGAGTCGTTGCACCCCTTTGGGGCGGGAAATCCAGAACCGACCCTTGCCGTGCGCGGGCTGGATGTGGTGGAGGCGAGGGTCGTCGGTGAAAAGCACCTCAAGCTCCGCGTTCGACAGGGGCGATCCTTCATTTTCGACAGCATCGGGTTTCGTATGGGGTCCTTCGAAGGGCTTGGACTCAGGGCCGGCCGACCGATCGACTTGGCGTTTAGCCCGGAGCGCAACCATTGGAATGGATATGATCGGGTTCAGTTGCGGATCAAGGCTCTGCGGATGAGCGGAGAGGTGGCATAACATGCCGCACGAAACGGTTACAGAGCTTGGTCAACTCATCGAGCGGGTGAAGAGCTACAACATCGAAGCGGATCTCGATCTCGTTCGGCGCGCGTATGATTTCTCTGCCAAGGCCCATGAAGGGCAGACGCGCCGATCCGGCGAGCCCTACCTGCGTCACCCGCTTGCCGTGGCCGGGTTGCTGACCCATCTCAAGACCGACGTGACCGCCATCGTGGCGGGATTACTGCACGATACCCTCGAAGATACCTTGGCGACCCCCCATGAATTGGAGCAACGGTTCGGGAAGGACGTCGTGCACCTGGTCGACGGGGTGACGAAGATCGGCAAGATCACCTTCCGCAATTATGAGGAAAAACAGGCCGAGAATTTCCGCAAGATGGTGTTGTCGATGGCGGACGACATCCGTGTCGTGCTCATCAAACTCGCCGATCGGCTGCACAATATGCGCACGCTGGAGTACCTCAGCGAACGTAAACGGCAAGAGATTGCACAAGAGACGCTGGAGATCTATGCGCCGTTAGCGAATCGTCTTGGCATCGGCTGGATCAAGAACGAACTCGAAGATCTCTGTCTCAAGCATCTCAAGCCGGATGTATACGAATCCTTGCGGGTCTGTGTGGCGAAGCGGGATGAGGACCGACAACAATACATTCTTGAAGTCATTGATCTCGTCAAGAACGCCATTGCGGAGGCGGGATTGCAGGGAGAGGTCTCAGGACGACCGAAGCATCTCTATGGTATCTACCAAAAGATGGAGAAACAGTCGATTTCCTTTGAAGAGGTCTACGACCTGGCGGCCCTGCGCATTATCACCGATACCAAAATGAACTGCTATGCCCTGCTGGGGGTGATCCATTCCTTGTGGCGGCCGCTGCCCGGCCGCTTCAAGGATTACATCGCCATTCCGAAATCCAACATGTACCAGTCGCTGCATACGACGGTGGTCGGCCCCAAGGGTGAGCACGTGGAATTTCAGATTCGCACGGAAGAGATGCACCGCGTGTCGGAGCAGGGGATTGCCGCGCATTGGAAATACAAGGAGCAGGGCCGCATCGATGAGAAAGACGGCAAGGTTTTCAGTTGGCTCCGACAATTCGTCGAATGGCATCAAGACTTGCCCGACAACCGGCAGTTCATGGATTCCGTCAAACTGGAT
It contains:
- the recJ gene encoding single-stranded-DNA-specific exonuclease RecJ, with the protein product MAKQEKLWVFQQPDPALQDRLSRGLSISPVTASVLLARGIKSTAEANQWLSIDHGGLHDPFLLPDMEHAVERLHLALSRQERVCFYGDYDVDGVSATSLYLSFYKGLGGTACAYIPHRLREGYGLNEGAVRRLAQEGVTLLVTSDCGTTSHREIDVARQLGMDVVVTDHHQTDDRMPAALAVLNPHRQDASYPFKGLCSAGLAYKVVLAYERRYGSGDVDAASCLDLVALATVADIVPLQDENRVLVREGLTQISRGARCGLRALKQVAGIAKDCTSDTIAFRLGPRLNAAGRLDHAMACVRLLTTESDLEARSIAEQLEQFNRRRQEIEEAISSEAAARLAQAEPDAAIVVGSRDWHLGVVGIVAARLVERFHRPTVVIAVDAEGLGKGSARTVDGFDLYQGLTNCRDFLEAYGGHPSAAGLTIRESQLEAFRRRFCEVAETWANGTRVQPTLHVDAEVNLADVNFTLIQELESLHPFGAGNPEPTLAVRGLDVVEARVVGEKHLKLRVRQGRSFIFDSIGFRMGSFEGLGLRAGRPIDLAFSPERNHWNGYDRVQLRIKALRMSGEVA
- a CDS encoding bifunctional (p)ppGpp synthetase/guanosine-3',5'-bis(diphosphate) 3'-pyrophosphohydrolase; translated protein: MPHETVTELGQLIERVKSYNIEADLDLVRRAYDFSAKAHEGQTRRSGEPYLRHPLAVAGLLTHLKTDVTAIVAGLLHDTLEDTLATPHELEQRFGKDVVHLVDGVTKIGKITFRNYEEKQAENFRKMVLSMADDIRVVLIKLADRLHNMRTLEYLSERKRQEIAQETLEIYAPLANRLGIGWIKNELEDLCLKHLKPDVYESLRVCVAKRDEDRQQYILEVIDLVKNAIAEAGLQGEVSGRPKHLYGIYQKMEKQSISFEEVYDLAALRIITDTKMNCYALLGVIHSLWRPLPGRFKDYIAIPKSNMYQSLHTTVVGPKGEHVEFQIRTEEMHRVSEQGIAAHWKYKEQGRIDEKDGKVFSWLRQFVEWHQDLPDNRQFMDSVKLDLFHDVVYVFTPQGMVKELPKGSTPVDFAYSIHTEIGDHCVGAKVNGKIVPLKHTLESGDMVEILTAANQTPHRDWLKFVRTSRAKTKIKHWIKAEEQSRSIEIGKRLLEAEFRRHGLAPAQTLRSEQLLAVAKQVGYETADELAAAVGFGHISTSQILSKLAPPPIDEGQVAIPEVPAAPKVSTGRVDEKAVLVKGARDLLMQLSRCCNPVPGDRILGYITRGRGLTIHTVDCPNLEALDYDKNRLVEVEWDQSTPSTHAVKISVIAVDKTGVLAHVSTAISECQANISRAEITTREDRKAMLDFVVEVADTTHLARVLKTIERVDGVITARRVRSWQERS